A DNA window from Pseudarthrobacter sp. W1I19 contains the following coding sequences:
- the rplJ gene encoding 50S ribosomal protein L10, which produces MATPTKVSAVAEITNDFKESNAAVLTEYRGLTVAQLKQLRVSLGQDTKFAVVKNTLTAIAAKEAGVEAFNDQLSGPTAIAFIKGDAVAAAKSLTDFAKTNKQLVIKTGYFEGKALNASEVAALAALESRELQLAKVAGVLKAPAAAAARIIDALRLKLEEENGAPAAAEAPAAEEAPAAEAEAPAEAPAAEEN; this is translated from the coding sequence ATGGCAACGCCTACCAAGGTTTCAGCAGTAGCTGAGATCACTAACGATTTCAAGGAATCGAACGCCGCTGTCCTGACCGAATACCGCGGGCTCACCGTTGCACAGCTCAAGCAGCTGCGTGTTTCTCTCGGCCAGGACACCAAGTTCGCGGTCGTCAAGAACACCCTGACCGCCATTGCAGCCAAGGAAGCCGGTGTTGAAGCATTCAACGACCAGCTCTCCGGCCCCACTGCAATCGCGTTCATCAAGGGTGACGCAGTTGCCGCTGCCAAGAGCCTGACGGATTTTGCCAAGACCAACAAGCAGCTTGTCATCAAGACCGGCTACTTCGAGGGCAAGGCTCTGAACGCCAGCGAGGTTGCTGCCCTGGCAGCACTCGAGTCCCGCGAGCTGCAGCTCGCCAAGGTTGCAGGCGTCCTCAAGGCCCCCGCTGCCGCAGCTGCACGCATCATCGACGCACTGCGCCTCAAGCTTGAAGAAGAGAACGGTGCACCGGCAGCTGCCGAGGCGCCCGCCGCTGAAGAAGCACCTGCCGCAGAAGCTGAGGCCCCGGCCGAAGCTCCCGCAGCTGAAGAGAACTAA
- a CDS encoding acetyl-CoA C-acetyltransferase translates to MGNSADNTDVVILAAVRTPQGRINGQLASFTAVDLGAHAIKAALKASGVDAGQVEAVIMGQVLQAGAGQNPARQSSIGAGIGWDVPAVTVNKVCLSGLTAVIDAARMIRGGEASVVVAGGQESMTRAPHLLPGSRQGWTYGSIQALDAAAHDGLTDAFDGQSMGLSTETRNLTLGIDRTSQDNVAAQSHQRAALAAKNGTFDDEIAPISVKQRKGDPLVVSTDEGVRPNTSVESLAGLRAAFVTDGTITAGNSSPLSDGAAALVLSSRAYAEEHGLEYLAVVGKPGQVAGPDNSLHSQPSNAIQNALGRAGWSTSELDFIEINEAFGSVAVQSLKDLDYPLEQCNIHGGAIALGHPIGASGARLAGHAAHELKRRGKGKAAVSLCGGGGQGEALLLYRD, encoded by the coding sequence ATGGGCAACTCCGCGGACAACACTGATGTTGTCATTCTCGCAGCAGTACGCACACCGCAGGGCCGGATTAACGGGCAACTGGCGAGCTTCACCGCCGTCGACCTCGGGGCGCATGCCATCAAGGCGGCGCTCAAGGCCAGCGGCGTGGACGCCGGCCAGGTGGAGGCGGTCATCATGGGCCAGGTGCTGCAGGCCGGTGCCGGGCAGAATCCGGCGCGGCAAAGCTCCATTGGCGCCGGCATCGGCTGGGACGTTCCGGCGGTGACCGTGAACAAGGTGTGCCTTTCGGGGCTGACGGCCGTCATCGACGCCGCCCGGATGATCCGTGGTGGAGAGGCCTCTGTGGTGGTGGCCGGCGGACAGGAATCCATGACCCGGGCACCGCATCTACTGCCTGGGTCCAGGCAGGGCTGGACATACGGTTCCATCCAGGCACTGGACGCGGCGGCCCATGACGGATTGACCGATGCGTTCGACGGCCAATCCATGGGCTTGTCCACCGAAACCCGCAACCTCACGCTCGGCATCGACAGGACCTCCCAGGACAACGTGGCCGCACAGTCCCACCAGAGGGCAGCATTGGCAGCCAAGAACGGAACGTTCGACGACGAAATCGCGCCCATCAGCGTCAAGCAGCGCAAGGGGGATCCACTGGTGGTCTCCACCGACGAGGGCGTCCGCCCCAACACCTCGGTGGAATCGCTGGCCGGACTCCGCGCGGCCTTCGTCACCGACGGCACCATTACCGCCGGCAACTCCTCTCCCCTGTCAGATGGTGCTGCCGCCCTGGTCCTCTCCTCCCGGGCCTATGCGGAAGAACACGGGCTGGAATACCTGGCGGTTGTGGGCAAGCCCGGGCAGGTTGCAGGCCCGGACAATTCATTGCACTCCCAGCCGTCCAACGCCATCCAGAACGCTTTGGGGCGTGCGGGCTGGAGCACGTCAGAGCTGGACTTCATCGAAATCAACGAAGCCTTCGGTTCCGTGGCGGTCCAGTCACTGAAGGACCTGGACTACCCCCTGGAGCAGTGCAATATCCATGGCGGGGCCATCGCCCTGGGCCACCCCATCGGAGCATCCGGCGCGCGCCTGGCAGGCCATGCCGCACACGAACTCAAGCGCCGCGGAAAGGGCAAGGCCGCGGTGTCGCTGTGCGGCGGCGGCGGGCAGGGCGAGGCGCTCCTGCTGTACCGCGACTGA
- the rpoB gene encoding DNA-directed RNA polymerase subunit beta, whose translation MVASSTSNNETANTADSTDGATRRLSFAKIHEPLDVPNLLALQTDSFDWLVGNERWQARVAKAVEENDLSVATTSGLSDIFEEISPIEDFQGTMSLSFSDPEFADPKYTMAECKDRDATYSAPLYVKAEFMNNNTGEIKQQTVFMGDFPLMTEKGTFVVNGTERVVVSQLVRSPGAYFERAADKTSDKDIFTAKIIPSRGAWFELEIDKRDQVGVRLDRKRKQSVTVLLKALGWTEGQILEEFGQYDSMRATLEKDATETREDALLDIYRKLRPGEPPTVEAAQSLLDNLYFNSKRYDLAKVGRYKINRKLGIDRSLGDKEASVLHVEDIVAMIKFLVALHAGEKTIKGTRDGQEVDLRVEIDDIDHFGNRRIRAVGELIENQVRTGLSRMERVVRERMTTQDVEAITPQTLINIRPVVAAIKEFFGTSQLSQFMDQNNPLSGLTHKRRLSALGPGGLSRDRAGMEVRDVHPSHYGRMCPIETPEGPNIGLIGSLASYGRINPFGFIETPYRLVKNGVVSDDVQYLTADDEAEVLIAQANAPLDENKKFAEDTVLVRARGGGGEPVLVPAEDVEFMDVSPRQMVSVATALIPFLEHDDANRALMGANMQRQAVPLVRSEAPFVGTGMERAAAVDAGDVVIAKKAGVVTEVSAELVIMLNDDGTETNYRINKFARSNQGNCYNHRVLVNEGQRLEVGGIIADGPATDQGELALGKNLLVAFMSWEGHNFEDAIILSQRIVAEDVLSSIHIEEHEIDARDTKLGAEEITRDIPNVSEEVLAGLDERGIIHIGAEVEAGDILVGKVTPKGETELTPEERLLRAIFGEKSREVRDTSLKVPHGESGTVIGVRVFDRDNDDELPPGVNQLVRVYVAAKRKITDGDKLAGRHGNKGVISKILPVEDMPFLADGTPVDIVLNPLGVPGRMNVGQVLETHLGWVAKTGWKIEGEPEWVKQLPNLPRESGQTTVATPVFDGAREEEITGLLDSTNVTRDGERLINSSGKTRLFDGRSGEPFPDPISVGYMYILKLHHLVDDKIHARSTGPYSMITQQPLGGKAQFGGQRFGEMEVWALEAYGAAYTLQELLTIKSDDIHGRVKVYEAIVKGENIPEPGVPESFKVLIKEMQSLCLNVEVLSTDGTTIEMRDSDDAVFTAAEELGIDLSRAEPSSVEEV comes from the coding sequence TTGGTCGCCTCGAGCACCTCTAATAACGAAACCGCTAACACCGCCGACAGCACTGATGGTGCCACTCGCCGGCTCTCATTCGCAAAGATTCACGAACCTCTTGACGTTCCGAATCTGCTTGCCCTCCAGACGGACAGCTTCGACTGGCTGGTCGGGAACGAACGCTGGCAGGCACGCGTAGCCAAAGCTGTCGAAGAAAACGATCTCAGCGTCGCCACCACGTCCGGCCTCTCGGACATCTTCGAAGAGATCTCCCCGATCGAGGACTTCCAGGGCACCATGTCCCTGAGCTTCTCCGATCCGGAGTTCGCTGACCCCAAGTACACCATGGCCGAATGCAAGGACCGGGACGCTACGTACTCGGCTCCGCTGTACGTCAAGGCCGAGTTCATGAACAACAACACGGGCGAAATCAAGCAGCAGACCGTGTTCATGGGCGACTTCCCGCTGATGACCGAGAAGGGTACCTTCGTGGTCAACGGCACCGAGCGTGTCGTCGTCTCCCAGCTGGTCCGTTCCCCGGGCGCCTACTTCGAACGCGCCGCTGACAAGACCAGCGACAAGGACATCTTCACCGCGAAGATCATCCCGTCCCGCGGCGCCTGGTTCGAGCTTGAGATCGACAAGCGCGACCAGGTCGGCGTCCGCCTTGACCGCAAGCGCAAGCAGTCCGTCACCGTGCTGCTGAAGGCCCTCGGCTGGACCGAAGGCCAGATCCTCGAAGAGTTCGGCCAGTACGACTCCATGCGGGCAACCCTGGAGAAGGACGCCACCGAGACCCGCGAAGACGCGTTGCTGGACATCTACCGGAAGCTGCGCCCGGGCGAGCCGCCCACCGTCGAGGCTGCCCAGTCCCTGCTGGACAACCTGTACTTCAACTCCAAGCGCTACGATCTGGCCAAGGTTGGCCGTTACAAGATCAACCGCAAGCTTGGCATCGACCGTTCCCTTGGCGACAAGGAAGCTTCGGTCCTGCACGTTGAAGACATCGTTGCCATGATCAAGTTCCTCGTTGCGCTGCACGCCGGCGAGAAGACCATCAAGGGCACCCGCGACGGCCAGGAAGTGGACCTGCGCGTCGAAATCGACGACATCGACCACTTCGGCAACCGCCGCATCCGCGCCGTCGGCGAGCTCATCGAGAACCAGGTCCGCACCGGCCTGTCCCGCATGGAGCGCGTTGTCCGCGAGCGTATGACCACCCAGGACGTCGAGGCCATCACGCCGCAGACCCTGATCAACATCCGCCCCGTGGTGGCAGCCATCAAGGAGTTCTTCGGAACCTCCCAGCTGTCGCAGTTCATGGACCAGAACAACCCGCTCTCGGGCCTGACCCACAAGCGCCGCCTGTCCGCGCTTGGCCCCGGTGGTCTGTCCCGTGACCGCGCCGGCATGGAAGTCCGTGACGTGCACCCGTCCCACTACGGACGCATGTGCCCCATCGAAACCCCTGAAGGCCCGAACATTGGCCTGATCGGTTCGCTGGCATCCTACGGACGCATCAACCCGTTCGGCTTCATCGAGACCCCGTACCGCCTGGTCAAGAACGGCGTCGTTTCCGACGACGTCCAGTACCTGACGGCCGACGACGAGGCTGAGGTGCTGATCGCCCAGGCCAACGCGCCGCTGGACGAGAACAAGAAGTTCGCCGAGGACACCGTCCTGGTCCGTGCCCGTGGTGGTGGAGGCGAGCCCGTCCTCGTTCCGGCCGAGGACGTCGAGTTCATGGACGTTTCCCCGCGCCAGATGGTGTCCGTGGCAACCGCCCTGATCCCGTTCCTCGAGCACGACGACGCCAACCGCGCACTCATGGGTGCCAACATGCAGCGCCAGGCCGTGCCGCTGGTCCGTTCCGAGGCTCCCTTCGTGGGCACCGGCATGGAGCGCGCAGCCGCCGTCGATGCCGGTGACGTTGTCATCGCGAAGAAGGCCGGTGTGGTCACCGAGGTTTCCGCCGAGCTCGTCATCATGCTCAACGACGACGGCACCGAGACCAACTACCGCATCAACAAGTTCGCCCGCTCCAACCAGGGCAACTGCTACAACCACCGTGTCCTGGTGAACGAAGGCCAGCGCCTGGAAGTTGGCGGCATCATCGCCGACGGCCCGGCAACGGACCAGGGCGAGCTCGCCCTCGGCAAGAACCTGCTCGTGGCATTCATGTCATGGGAAGGCCACAACTTCGAGGACGCCATCATCCTCTCGCAGCGCATTGTTGCCGAGGACGTTCTTTCCTCCATCCACATCGAGGAGCACGAGATCGATGCCCGCGACACCAAGCTTGGTGCCGAGGAAATCACCCGTGACATCCCCAACGTGTCCGAGGAAGTCCTGGCAGGCCTGGACGAGCGCGGCATCATCCACATCGGTGCCGAGGTTGAAGCAGGAGACATCCTGGTCGGAAAGGTCACCCCGAAGGGTGAAACCGAACTGACCCCGGAAGAGCGCCTGCTGCGCGCTATCTTCGGTGAGAAGTCCCGCGAAGTCCGCGACACCTCCCTGAAGGTGCCCCACGGCGAGTCCGGCACGGTCATCGGCGTACGCGTCTTCGACCGCGACAACGACGACGAGCTGCCCCCGGGCGTGAACCAGCTGGTCCGCGTCTACGTGGCTGCCAAGCGCAAGATCACCGACGGCGACAAGCTCGCCGGCCGCCACGGCAACAAGGGTGTTATCTCCAAGATCCTCCCCGTTGAGGACATGCCCTTCCTTGCCGACGGCACCCCCGTTGATATCGTCCTGAACCCGCTGGGTGTCCCGGGCCGTATGAACGTGGGACAGGTGCTCGAAACGCACCTCGGCTGGGTTGCCAAGACCGGCTGGAAGATCGAAGGCGAGCCCGAGTGGGTCAAGCAGCTGCCGAACCTGCCGCGCGAGAGTGGCCAGACCACTGTTGCAACGCCGGTGTTCGACGGCGCCCGCGAAGAGGAAATCACGGGCCTGCTGGACTCCACCAACGTGACCCGCGACGGCGAACGCCTGATCAACTCCTCCGGCAAGACCCGCCTGTTCGACGGCCGCTCCGGTGAGCCGTTCCCGGATCCGATCTCGGTCGGCTACATGTACATCCTGAAGCTCCACCACCTGGTGGATGACAAGATCCACGCGCGCTCCACCGGCCCGTACTCCATGATCACGCAGCAGCCGCTGGGTGGTAAGGCACAGTTCGGTGGCCAGCGCTTCGGTGAAATGGAAGTGTGGGCGCTCGAAGCTTACGGCGCGGCCTACACGCTCCAGGAACTCCTCACCATCAAGTCCGATGACATCCATGGCCGCGTGAAGGTCTACGAAGCCATCGTCAAGGGCGAGAACATCCCCGAGCCGGGCGTTCCCGAGTCCTTCAAGGTCTTGATCAAGGAAATGCAGTCGCTGTGCCTGAACGTGGAAGTCCTCTCCACGGACGGAACCACAATTGAAATGCGTGACTCTGATGACGCAGTCTTCACGGCTGCGGAGGAACTGGGTATCGATCTGTCCCGTGCAGAGCCCAGTTCCGTAGAAGAGGTCTAG
- the rplA gene encoding 50S ribosomal protein L1 has product MAKRSKAYEAAAAKIDAEKFYAPFEAVTLAKDTNPSKFDATVEVAFRLGVDPRKADQMVRGTVNLPHGTGKTARVLVFATGDKAEAAIAAGADFVGSDDLIEKIAGGWTDFDAAVATPDLMGKVGRLGKVLGPRNLMPNPKTGTVTPDVTKAVNDIKGGKIDFRVDKHSNLHFIIGKVSFDAIKLAENYAAALEEVLRLKPSASKGRYIQKATVATTFGPGISVDPNVTKVLVEA; this is encoded by the coding sequence ATGGCAAAGCGCAGCAAAGCATATGAGGCAGCAGCCGCCAAGATCGACGCGGAGAAGTTCTACGCACCGTTCGAGGCAGTGACGCTGGCCAAGGACACCAACCCGTCCAAGTTCGACGCCACCGTTGAGGTTGCATTCCGCCTCGGCGTGGACCCCCGCAAGGCTGACCAGATGGTCCGCGGCACGGTCAACCTGCCCCACGGCACCGGTAAGACCGCCCGCGTCCTGGTTTTCGCCACGGGTGACAAGGCTGAGGCAGCAATCGCTGCCGGCGCCGACTTCGTTGGTTCCGATGACCTGATCGAAAAGATCGCCGGCGGCTGGACCGACTTCGACGCCGCCGTCGCCACCCCTGACCTCATGGGCAAGGTTGGCCGCCTCGGTAAGGTCCTGGGTCCGCGTAACCTGATGCCGAACCCGAAGACGGGCACCGTGACCCCCGATGTCACCAAGGCCGTCAACGACATCAAGGGTGGAAAGATCGACTTCCGCGTCGACAAGCACTCCAACCTGCACTTCATCATCGGCAAGGTGTCCTTCGACGCCATCAAGCTGGCTGAGAACTACGCGGCAGCTCTGGAAGAGGTGCTTCGCCTGAAGCCGTCCGCTTCCAAGGGCCGCTACATCCAGAAGGCCACGGTTGCCACCACGTTCGGTCCCGGCATCTCCGTCGACCCGAACGTCACCAAGGTTCTCGTCGAGGCCTAA
- a CDS encoding aminoacyl-tRNA deacylase yields the protein MGNTAPGTGTDRFLADAEARGLQVEVVERPAAKSLEEAAGILGITPSDIVKSLVVKHKDGSFLFALIPGDRQISWPKLRTLVGVNKLSLPPADVALDATGYERGTITPLGSTNSWPVYADATITGRRISMGAGAHGYSAFVDADALTGALGAVVADISDPA from the coding sequence ATGGGAAACACAGCACCCGGCACCGGCACGGACAGGTTCCTTGCCGACGCCGAGGCCCGCGGCCTGCAGGTCGAGGTTGTGGAAAGGCCCGCCGCCAAAAGCCTGGAGGAGGCAGCCGGCATCCTGGGGATCACGCCGTCGGACATTGTGAAGTCCCTGGTAGTCAAGCACAAGGACGGCTCGTTCCTGTTCGCGCTGATTCCAGGCGACCGCCAGATTTCCTGGCCCAAGCTGCGCACCCTCGTGGGCGTCAACAAGCTCTCCCTGCCTCCGGCTGATGTGGCGCTGGATGCCACCGGCTACGAACGCGGCACCATCACCCCGCTGGGCAGCACCAACAGCTGGCCGGTCTATGCGGACGCCACCATCACCGGCCGGAGGATCTCGATGGGCGCCGGAGCGCACGGCTACAGCGCTTTTGTGGACGCGGATGCCCTCACCGGTGCGCTGGGCGCTGTGGTCGCGGATATCAGCGACCCTGCCTGA
- the rplL gene encoding 50S ribosomal protein L7/L12: MAKLSNEELIEAFKELTIIELSEFVKLFEETFEVTAAAVAVAGPAGGAAAEEVEEKTDFDVVLEAAGDKKIAVIKEVRAITSLGLKEAKDLVDSAPKAVLEGATKEAAEKAKEQLEAAGATVTLK; the protein is encoded by the coding sequence ATGGCGAAGCTCAGCAACGAAGAGCTCATTGAAGCTTTCAAGGAACTGACCATCATCGAGCTCTCCGAGTTCGTCAAGCTCTTCGAAGAGACCTTCGAAGTTACCGCTGCTGCTGTTGCAGTTGCCGGCCCCGCCGGTGGCGCAGCTGCTGAAGAGGTTGAAGAGAAGACCGACTTCGACGTCGTCCTCGAAGCAGCCGGCGACAAGAAGATCGCAGTGATCAAGGAAGTTCGCGCCATCACTTCCCTGGGCCTGAAGGAAGCAAAGGACCTGGTTGACAGCGCTCCCAAGGCTGTCCTCGAAGGTGCTACCAAGGAAGCTGCCGAGAAGGCCAAGGAGCAGCTCGAGGCTGCAGGCGCCACCGTTACCCTCAAGTAA
- a CDS encoding GNAT family N-acetyltransferase has translation MARDVKIEQLWIPDSLDAPDAADFLAAVEVGRKVRMQTWGSDDLAYGPLEKLLEFQDPYERQLILVAKVDGEIVGTVDIALPLTDNLDLAEFTLDILPEFQRQGVGRRLLQAAEQLAREEGRTMILVDTNHPGASLHEFERAQLVPGTGQGFVPLESREVEFAQRTGYTLQHIEQFSSCTLPLDTKLVADLQAEADEANNGRYRLHHWTDRCPEQWLEAVAALENLAGADVDPALDAPVEQEMVFDGAILREAEEVAIAQGRRTVVTAVEHLATGTLVGLTTITVLAHRADVVFQDDTLVLQEHRGNKLGLLIKVANMERLTEQFPDARVIYTWNAPENRYLLTVNKQLGFQTAGVTGIWQKELPHLHTSTS, from the coding sequence ATGGCAAGAGACGTAAAGATCGAGCAGCTTTGGATTCCCGACTCACTGGACGCGCCGGACGCAGCTGACTTCCTGGCCGCCGTCGAGGTGGGCCGGAAAGTCCGCATGCAGACCTGGGGGAGCGATGACCTCGCCTACGGCCCTTTGGAGAAGCTGCTTGAGTTCCAGGACCCCTACGAGCGGCAGCTCATTCTCGTGGCCAAGGTGGACGGGGAGATAGTGGGCACTGTCGATATTGCCCTGCCCCTCACTGACAACCTGGACCTGGCGGAGTTCACCCTTGACATCCTCCCCGAGTTCCAGCGCCAGGGTGTGGGCCGGCGGCTGCTGCAGGCAGCTGAACAGCTGGCCCGCGAGGAGGGCCGCACCATGATCCTGGTGGACACCAACCACCCGGGCGCGTCCCTGCATGAATTTGAACGTGCCCAGCTGGTCCCCGGCACAGGGCAGGGCTTCGTACCGCTGGAAAGCCGCGAAGTGGAGTTCGCCCAGCGCACCGGTTACACGCTGCAGCACATCGAGCAGTTCAGCTCCTGCACGTTGCCGCTGGACACCAAGCTTGTGGCCGACCTGCAGGCGGAAGCGGATGAGGCCAACAACGGGCGGTACCGGCTGCACCACTGGACGGACCGCTGCCCGGAGCAGTGGCTGGAAGCCGTCGCGGCCTTGGAGAACCTGGCCGGGGCCGACGTCGATCCCGCCTTGGATGCGCCCGTCGAGCAGGAGATGGTGTTCGACGGCGCCATCCTCCGGGAGGCCGAAGAAGTCGCCATTGCCCAGGGCAGGCGGACCGTGGTCACCGCCGTCGAACACCTCGCCACCGGAACCTTGGTGGGCCTGACCACCATCACCGTGCTGGCGCACCGCGCCGACGTCGTCTTCCAGGACGACACCCTTGTCCTGCAGGAACACCGCGGCAACAAGCTGGGCCTGTTGATCAAGGTGGCCAACATGGAGCGGCTCACCGAGCAGTTCCCGGACGCGCGGGTCATCTACACCTGGAACGCCCCGGAGAACCGGTACCTCCTGACGGTGAACAAGCAGCTTGGCTTCCAGACAGCCGGCGTGACCGGCATCTGGCAGAAGGAGCTTCCGCACCTGCACACCAGCACCAGCTGA
- a CDS encoding GNAT family N-acetyltransferase: protein MGEPDPHPSAAENAALTIAAVEVPPAAGSEPGGAQPSAGFQACHALRVAHELALWGNLDRCPTLPEALEYWRGNDYEERHLYLARLGSKTVGLCSVTLPLRENTHTAGIDVLIAPAHRRQGLGRALLAHAEAVARARGRTSLDAYHEVPLQGPDGGSLLPAKSGVGNLPVNDPAVAFAVATGYELEQVERSSRLELPVPPEVLDRLETGASAKAGEYTLTGWDDTCPEDLVQAYARLKATMSTDVPIAGLDWEREEWDTARVHEEEQTLLRGGVQSAVTAAVHRTTGELVAYTVLNWRPGVPDSVAQQDTLVTKEHRGRRLGMLVKIANLRRAQARWPSARSVLTWNANENQHMLAINIALGFKPAGYEGEWQKRLG from the coding sequence ATGGGCGAACCGGATCCGCACCCATCCGCAGCGGAAAACGCAGCACTGACCATAGCCGCCGTCGAGGTGCCGCCGGCTGCCGGGTCTGAACCCGGGGGAGCACAACCCAGTGCCGGGTTCCAGGCGTGCCACGCACTGCGGGTGGCCCACGAACTGGCCCTCTGGGGCAACCTTGACCGCTGCCCCACCTTGCCTGAGGCATTGGAGTACTGGCGTGGCAACGACTACGAGGAACGGCACCTCTACCTGGCCCGGCTTGGATCTAAAACCGTGGGGCTGTGTTCGGTGACGCTTCCGTTGCGCGAGAACACCCACACCGCCGGAATTGACGTCCTTATCGCCCCTGCCCATCGCCGCCAGGGCCTGGGCCGTGCTCTCCTGGCCCACGCCGAAGCCGTTGCCAGGGCACGGGGCAGGACCTCCCTGGATGCCTATCATGAGGTACCGCTGCAGGGTCCTGACGGCGGCTCCCTGCTTCCGGCCAAATCAGGGGTGGGCAACCTGCCCGTGAATGATCCGGCCGTCGCCTTCGCTGTTGCCACCGGTTATGAACTGGAGCAGGTGGAACGCTCCAGCCGCCTGGAGCTGCCCGTGCCGCCAGAGGTGCTGGACCGGTTGGAAACCGGGGCCTCAGCGAAGGCCGGGGAGTACACCTTGACCGGCTGGGATGACACCTGCCCCGAGGACCTGGTGCAGGCCTATGCCCGGCTCAAGGCAACCATGAGCACAGACGTTCCCATTGCCGGTCTGGACTGGGAACGCGAGGAGTGGGATACGGCAAGGGTCCATGAGGAGGAGCAGACGCTTCTACGCGGCGGGGTCCAGTCCGCCGTCACTGCTGCAGTGCACCGGACCACGGGAGAACTGGTGGCCTACACCGTCCTGAACTGGCGCCCCGGAGTCCCGGATTCCGTAGCGCAGCAGGACACCCTGGTGACCAAGGAACACCGCGGCCGGCGCCTGGGCATGCTGGTGAAAATAGCAAACCTGCGGCGGGCACAAGCGAGATGGCCGTCGGCGCGTTCGGTCCTGACATGGAATGCCAACGAAAACCAACATATGCTGGCCATAAATATCGCACTTGGATTCAAACCTGCAGGTTATGAAGGCGAGTGGCAGAAACGGCTGGGATGA